Proteins from a genomic interval of Medicago truncatula cultivar Jemalong A17 chromosome 3, MtrunA17r5.0-ANR, whole genome shotgun sequence:
- the LOC11435031 gene encoding cytochrome c oxidase assembly protein COX15, producing the protein MFGRAILKRSKEICLIHKLTGRKTTTTTIPFSHPSSIQQQSFKFFNPSISTHFFRTFRSHNTPKGHRVSKTVSAGAIHNEGLKLLVTGGSHAQKVVGIWLFGSAAWVFTMVILGGLTRLTRSGLSMTDWKFTGEFPPLSDEAWLQEFEKYQQSPEYKRVNKGMKIEEFKFIYWMEYGHRMWGRALGLMFVLPYSYFLHKGYITLRLALRVSALFGLGAGQGLIGWWMVKSGLEEPPTEYSQPRVSPYRLAAHLTSAFAIYCGLFWTALSVVMPEPPAESLTWVRGAAKVKRLALPVSLLVGLTAVSGAFVAGNDAGHAFNTFPKMGDTWIPENILEMKPLIRNFFENTSTVQLNHRILATATLISVSALWLSTRKLDIHPAVRSVIGGIFGMASVQVTLGITTLLSYVPVSLGTAHQAGALTLLTFMLLLNHTVRRPSSALLKSLPQVVKAN; encoded by the exons ATGTTTGGGAGAGCAATTTTAAAACGCAGCAAAGAAATATGTTTGATTCATAAGCTCACAGGGAGGAAGACTACGACGACAACGATTCCTTTCTCTCATCCTTCTTCCATACAACAACAATCATTCAAGTTTTTTAATCCTTCCATTTCCACCCATTTCTTTCGTACTTTCCGATCCCATAATACTCCTAAG GGTCATCGTGTTTCTAAGACAGTGTCTGCTGGGGCCATACATAACGAGGGGTTGAAACTGCTCGTGACAGGAGGTTCTCATGCACAGAAGGTGGTTGGAATATGGCTCTTTGGCTCTGCTGCATGGGTGTTTACTATGGTCATACTTGGGGGTTTAACCAGACTCACTAGATCTGGTCTTTCAATGACTGATTGGAAATTCACGGGTGAGTTCCCTCCTTTGTCTGATGAGGCGTGGTTGCAAGAGTTTGAGAAATATCAGCAGTCGCCTGAATACAAGCG TGTAAACAAAGGaatgaagattgaagaattcAAGTTCATATATTGGATGGAGTATGGACATCGTATGTGGGGGAGGGCACTTGGACTTATGTTTGTTTTACCGTAttcatattttcttcataaaggGTATATTACATTGAGATTAGCACTAAGAGTTTCTGCTTTGTTTGGCCTGGGTGCCGGGCAGGGTCTCATTGGCTGGTGGATGGTTAAAAGTGGTTTAGAG GAACCACCAACTGAATATTCTCAGCCAAGAGTAAGCCCTTATCGTCTCGCAGCTCACCTCACATCAGCATTTGCTATTTACTGCGGTCTCTTTTGGACTGCACTTTCTGTTGTTATGCCTGAGCCACCGGCTGAATCACTGACATGGGTCCGTGGGGCTGCTAAAGTAAAGAGACTTGCGTTGCCTGTCAGCTTACTTGTTGGTCTTACTGCTGTCTCTGGTGCATTTGTTGCAGGAAATGATGCT GGGCATGCATTTAATACTTTTCCGAAGATGGGTGATACATGGATCCCTGAAAACATTCTTGAAATGAAACCTCTGATTCGAAATTTCTTTGAGAATACATCGACTGTACAG CTCAATCACCGGATTCTTGCAACTGCAACCCTAATTTCAGTGAGTGCCTTATGGTTGTCAACAAGAAAACTGGACATACATCCTGCAGTCCGGTCTGTGATCGGAGGCATCTTTGGCATGGCATCTGTTCAG GTCACCTTGGGAATTACGACCCTTCTTTCATATGTACCTGTTTCATTGGGTACTGCACATCAAGCTGGAGCCTTAACACTTCTGACTTTTATGTTACTGCTTAATCACACGGTTCGAAGGCCATCCTCGGCACTTCTCAAATCACTGCCTCAGGTTGTCAAGGCAAACTAA